A single region of the Arthrobacter sp. PAMC25564 genome encodes:
- a CDS encoding SGNH/GDSL hydrolase family protein yields the protein MNAASFKPGAGSTGNTGPTPGSWSRYVAMGDSFTAGLGDPEPLSPGGIRGWADRTAEELSARRDDFAYANLAINGLLLRQILDQQLGPALELKPDLVTLSAGGNDLVFHRSDPDRLAVALDAAVRQLAATGATVVLFTGPDWGETPLLGHTRGKVAVFNENIRTIAARHNGIIADLWTLRQLAHPQMWDPDRLHFSPLGHHTIATMVLDTLNVPHGLRPLEPKPMPAGSWRETRAGDLAWATHYLFPWMVSRIRPRADEAPLTAKRPEPGPVSGSAAGPVSGSGSTAPDPAAGIPHP from the coding sequence GTGAACGCCGCCAGCTTCAAGCCGGGGGCCGGCAGCACCGGCAACACCGGACCCACCCCGGGGTCCTGGAGCCGGTATGTCGCGATGGGGGACTCCTTCACGGCAGGACTCGGGGATCCGGAACCGTTGAGCCCCGGCGGCATTCGGGGCTGGGCGGACCGTACCGCAGAGGAGCTCAGCGCGCGCCGCGACGACTTTGCCTACGCCAACCTCGCCATCAACGGCCTCCTGCTGCGGCAGATCCTGGACCAGCAGCTCGGGCCGGCCCTGGAACTCAAGCCCGACCTGGTGACCCTGTCCGCCGGCGGGAATGATCTGGTGTTCCACCGGAGCGACCCGGACCGGCTCGCCGTCGCCCTGGACGCCGCGGTGCGGCAGCTGGCCGCCACCGGCGCGACCGTCGTGCTGTTTACCGGGCCCGATTGGGGCGAGACTCCCCTGCTGGGCCACACCCGCGGCAAAGTGGCCGTCTTCAACGAGAACATCCGCACCATAGCGGCCCGGCACAACGGCATCATTGCCGATTTATGGACGCTGCGGCAGTTGGCGCACCCGCAGATGTGGGATCCGGACCGGCTTCACTTCTCGCCGCTGGGACACCACACCATCGCCACGATGGTGCTGGACACCCTCAATGTGCCGCACGGCCTGCGGCCGTTGGAACCCAAGCCGATGCCCGCCGGCAGCTGGCGGGAGACCCGCGCCGGCGACCTGGCCTGGGCGACGCATTACCTCTTCCCCTGGATGGTGAGCCGGATCAGGCCACGCGCCGATGAGGCGCCGCTGACGGCCAAGCGGCCCGAACCCGGGCCGGTTTCCGGGTCCGCTGCCGGCCCCGTTTCCGGGTCCGGCAGCACCGCCCCGGACCCTGCGGCGGGCATCCCCCACCCCTAG
- a CDS encoding GlsB/YeaQ/YmgE family stress response membrane protein, with protein MGFFAFLILGLIAGAIAKAILPGRQGGGIFMTLLLGVVGAILGGWIGGALFGTGLNEFFSLSTWLLAIGGAIIVLLIYGMITKRSVR; from the coding sequence ATGGGTTTTTTCGCATTTCTGATTCTGGGCCTCATCGCCGGAGCAATCGCTAAGGCAATCCTTCCGGGACGCCAGGGCGGCGGCATCTTCATGACGCTGCTGCTCGGCGTTGTCGGCGCCATTCTTGGCGGTTGGATTGGCGGCGCGCTGTTCGGCACGGGCCTCAATGAGTTCTTCTCGCTGTCGACCTGGCTGCTGGCCATCGGCGGTGCGATCATCGTCCTGCTGATCTATGGCATGATCACCAAGCGCTCAGTGCGCTAA
- a CDS encoding dodecin, which translates to MSNHTYSISEIVGTSNEGVDAAVRNGIAEAAKTLRNLDWFEVKEIRGHLNNGEVSDWQVTIKLGFRLER; encoded by the coding sequence TTGTCTAATCACACCTACAGCATTTCTGAAATTGTCGGAACCTCGAACGAGGGCGTTGACGCTGCCGTGCGCAACGGCATTGCGGAGGCCGCCAAGACCCTCCGGAACCTGGACTGGTTTGAGGTCAAGGAGATCCGCGGGCACCTGAACAATGGCGAGGTTTCCGACTGGCAGGTGACCATCAAGCTCGGGTTCCGCCTGGAGCGCTGA
- a CDS encoding FadR/GntR family transcriptional regulator, producing MARKSLVGVVADELLDRIIAGEFPPGASVPGELELSARHEVSRMTVREAMKTLEAQRILSVERGRGTFVNPLNRWASLEAVLRAASEGKNDASAAIQLIELRRMLETGACELAAGRISDADIQGLYGQLETMRLAHGNNDVAAFVEADLAFHDLILQASENVFVGVLFEPLHRILEKRRTETSKVPDIQAHAIGHHQTIVDALASRDPRRAREAMDAHMQQTLDDLKTYVLADRPA from the coding sequence TTGGCCAGGAAATCGTTAGTCGGCGTGGTGGCGGATGAACTGCTGGACCGGATCATTGCCGGCGAGTTCCCGCCGGGGGCGAGTGTCCCCGGGGAGCTCGAACTCAGCGCCCGGCACGAGGTCAGCCGCATGACCGTCCGCGAGGCAATGAAGACCCTTGAAGCCCAGAGAATCCTCAGCGTGGAGCGCGGCCGGGGGACCTTCGTGAATCCGCTGAACCGCTGGGCCTCCCTGGAAGCCGTCCTGCGCGCAGCATCCGAAGGAAAAAACGATGCCTCCGCCGCCATCCAGCTGATTGAGCTCCGCCGGATGCTGGAAACCGGCGCCTGCGAACTGGCGGCCGGACGGATCAGCGACGCCGATATCCAGGGCCTCTACGGGCAACTGGAAACGATGCGGCTGGCGCACGGCAACAACGACGTCGCGGCATTTGTGGAGGCGGACCTGGCGTTCCACGACCTCATCCTGCAGGCCTCGGAGAACGTGTTCGTCGGCGTGTTGTTCGAACCGCTGCACCGGATCCTGGAAAAGCGGCGGACGGAAACGTCCAAAGTGCCGGATATCCAGGCGCATGCCATCGGGCACCACCAGACCATTGTGGATGCCTTGGCCTCCCGCGATCCGCGGCGTGCCCGCGAGGCCATGGACGCGCACATGCAGCAGACGCTGGATGACCTGAAGACCTATGTCCTGGCGGACCGTCCGGCCTGA
- a CDS encoding metal-sensitive transcriptional regulator, which translates to MELDPTDMKPVINRLRRAQGQLAAVTRMIEEGRDCKSVVTQLAAVSSALDKAGFSIIATGLQQCMQQEDPSLDRAELEKLFLSLA; encoded by the coding sequence ATGGAACTCGATCCCACCGACATGAAGCCCGTCATCAACCGGCTCCGCCGCGCGCAGGGGCAGCTCGCCGCTGTCACCCGGATGATCGAAGAGGGCCGCGACTGCAAGAGCGTCGTCACCCAGCTCGCCGCCGTCTCAAGCGCCCTGGACAAGGCGGGATTCTCGATCATCGCCACCGGCCTGCAGCAGTGCATGCAGCAGGAGGACCCCAGCCTGGACCGGGCCGAACTGGAGAAACTCTTCCTCTCGCTTGCCTGA
- a CDS encoding aldo/keto reductase, whose product MQYTHLGRSGLSVSRLCLGTMNFGPQTEEADAHAIMDSAQESGINFFDTANVYGGTGHRGWTEEILGRWFAKGGERRERTVLATKLYGTMTDRPNESRLSALNIRRALDASLKRLQTDYIDLYQFHHVDRNTPWDEIWQATDVAVQQGKILYSGSSNFAGWHIAQAQEAASRRRYNGLVSEQSIYNLLTRNVELEVVPAAQQYGLGLLPWSPLHGGLLGGVLKKERDGVRRAKGRAFETLKTHQDQIRQYEEFADELGHEPGDVALAWLLHQPAVTAPIVGPRTREQLDAAIRALTVTLDAAALQRLDGIFPGHRTAPEDYAW is encoded by the coding sequence ATGCAGTACACCCATCTGGGCCGCTCCGGCCTGTCAGTGTCCCGCCTCTGCCTGGGCACGATGAACTTCGGCCCGCAGACCGAAGAGGCGGACGCCCACGCCATCATGGACTCGGCGCAGGAGTCCGGCATCAACTTCTTCGACACCGCCAACGTCTACGGCGGAACGGGACACCGGGGCTGGACCGAAGAAATCCTGGGCCGCTGGTTCGCCAAGGGTGGCGAGCGCCGGGAACGCACCGTGCTCGCCACCAAGCTCTACGGCACCATGACGGACCGGCCCAACGAGTCCAGGCTGTCCGCCCTGAACATCCGCCGGGCGCTGGATGCAAGCCTGAAGCGGCTGCAGACGGACTACATCGATCTCTACCAGTTCCACCACGTGGACCGGAACACCCCCTGGGATGAGATCTGGCAGGCGACCGACGTCGCGGTCCAGCAGGGAAAGATCCTCTACTCGGGCAGCAGCAACTTCGCCGGCTGGCACATTGCCCAGGCCCAGGAAGCCGCCAGCCGCCGCCGCTACAACGGCCTGGTCAGCGAACAGTCCATCTACAACCTGCTCACCCGCAACGTGGAGCTGGAAGTCGTCCCGGCCGCGCAGCAGTACGGGCTGGGGCTCCTCCCGTGGTCGCCGCTGCACGGCGGACTGCTGGGAGGCGTGCTGAAGAAGGAGCGCGACGGCGTCCGCCGCGCCAAAGGCCGCGCCTTCGAAACCCTCAAGACCCACCAGGACCAGATCCGGCAATACGAGGAGTTCGCCGACGAACTGGGCCACGAACCCGGCGACGTGGCCCTGGCCTGGCTCCTGCACCAGCCCGCCGTGACCGCTCCCATCGTCGGCCCGCGCACCCGGGAGCAGCTCGACGCCGCCATCCGCGCCCTGACCGTGACGCTCGACGCCGCCGCGCTCCAGCGCCTCGACGGGATCTTCCCGGGCCACCGGACCGCGCCGGAGGACTACGCCTGGTGA
- a CDS encoding four-carbon acid sugar kinase family protein, with the protein MHVEAEVLAAFPAEVQIPARLVAEGLDASSGTSPRVFVVLDDDPTGTQSVADLPVLTRWEVADFAWAFAHEINGRRQRAVYVLTNTRSLDPAGAAARNGAVVRNALAAAASADPALRLSFVSRSDSTLRGHYPLEPDVIAATVTEVNGETSDGVVIVPAFPDAGRVTIGGVHYMRGTGDDAGHLTPVAETEFARDASFGFANSEMAKYVEEKSKGRFPADSVIVLDLNIIRAAGPDGDPAVSAKAIADALDAATDSTPIVADIVTENDLRALALGLEEAERRGKKLLYRVGPPFVRARIGQEIRAELSGEEAFARTTPSEAGGLIIVGSHVGVTTRQLKALTEQHSAARIVEIDVEKLLAAETETGGADGYLDETVDAVVQALHGGDVIVHTSRLLIKAGDAAESLRIARTVSAAVVAVVNRTLNTFPPRFVIAKGGITSSDVAAHGLEIRHAIVRGPMLPGIVSLWEPVDGPAEGIPYVVFAGNVGDDQSLVQVTRKLSNTF; encoded by the coding sequence GTGCACGTTGAAGCAGAAGTGCTGGCCGCCTTCCCCGCGGAAGTGCAGATCCCCGCCCGGCTCGTGGCAGAGGGCCTGGACGCGTCCTCCGGGACTTCGCCCCGGGTCTTCGTCGTGCTCGACGACGACCCCACCGGAACCCAGTCCGTCGCGGACCTGCCGGTCCTTACCCGGTGGGAAGTGGCGGACTTCGCCTGGGCCTTCGCCCACGAAATCAACGGCCGGCGCCAGCGCGCCGTCTACGTGCTGACCAATACCCGGAGCCTGGACCCGGCAGGGGCGGCGGCCCGCAACGGGGCAGTCGTCCGGAATGCCCTCGCGGCGGCCGCATCGGCTGACCCGGCGCTGCGGCTCAGCTTCGTCAGCCGCAGCGATTCCACCCTCCGCGGCCACTACCCGCTCGAACCGGACGTCATCGCCGCCACCGTCACCGAGGTTAACGGCGAGACGAGCGACGGCGTCGTGATTGTTCCCGCGTTCCCCGACGCCGGACGCGTGACCATCGGCGGGGTGCACTACATGCGCGGCACCGGCGACGACGCCGGACACCTCACCCCCGTGGCCGAGACCGAATTCGCCCGGGACGCCAGTTTCGGCTTCGCCAACTCGGAGATGGCCAAGTACGTGGAGGAAAAGTCGAAGGGCCGCTTCCCCGCGGACTCGGTGATCGTGCTGGACCTGAACATCATCCGGGCCGCGGGACCGGACGGCGACCCGGCCGTCTCTGCCAAAGCCATCGCCGACGCCCTCGATGCAGCCACGGACTCCACCCCGATCGTGGCGGACATCGTCACCGAAAACGATCTCCGCGCCCTTGCCCTGGGTCTGGAGGAAGCCGAGCGCCGCGGCAAGAAACTGCTCTACCGCGTGGGCCCGCCCTTCGTGCGGGCCCGGATCGGCCAGGAGATCCGCGCCGAACTCAGCGGCGAGGAAGCCTTCGCCCGCACTACCCCCTCCGAAGCCGGCGGCCTGATCATCGTCGGCTCGCACGTCGGCGTCACCACCCGCCAGCTCAAGGCGCTGACCGAACAGCACAGCGCCGCGCGCATCGTGGAGATCGACGTCGAGAAGCTGCTTGCCGCCGAAACCGAAACAGGCGGCGCCGACGGCTACCTGGATGAGACCGTGGACGCCGTGGTGCAGGCCCTCCACGGCGGTGACGTGATCGTCCACACCAGCCGGCTGCTGATCAAAGCCGGCGACGCCGCCGAAAGCCTCCGGATCGCCCGCACGGTGTCCGCCGCCGTCGTCGCGGTGGTGAACCGCACGCTCAACACGTTCCCGCCGCGCTTCGTGATTGCCAAGGGCGGCATCACCTCCTCGGACGTCGCCGCACATGGCCTGGAAATCCGGCACGCCATTGTCCGCGGCCCCATGCTGCCGGGCATCGTGAGCCTGTGGGAGCCGGTGGACGGGCCCGCCGAGGGCATCCCGTACGTCGTCTTCGCCGGGAACGTCGGCGATGACCAGTCCCTGGTCCAGGTCACCCGCAAGCTCAGCAACACCTTCTAG
- a CDS encoding GGDEF domain-containing protein gives MVLLDKSTLMVVFAVLTLTMLVLFYFDTYRKSRAVFAAWWCVAVGSFFSAALFYLMGEAWNEAWAPSIGNGVMVLGSGCVWAGTRSLAGRQVRPWLLAVPTVVVFAVRFATDTRSASIACLALMGTALGLASLELWRERQSSWNVERSLAIAAAACALYYLSRTAGLLLLDPEGALFQLLFGAGVGLLMAMVLLVVVSSSITSLNTARRTQDLKERASRDALTGLLNRGEFINKAQLRLRANLDAGVDTAIVMADLDCFKAINDGYGHAAGDGVLRAFSEACRSTVRTADLVGRYGGEEFAMLLTGVDAEEGARIADRINTALAAHRSLPEGAPAPTASFGVVDTRGRNAGLQRLIREADGALYAAKAAGRNRAMVGPAPASHPVG, from the coding sequence ATGGTGTTGCTCGACAAGTCGACGCTCATGGTGGTCTTTGCCGTACTGACCCTGACCATGCTGGTGCTGTTCTACTTCGATACGTACCGCAAGTCGCGGGCCGTTTTCGCCGCCTGGTGGTGCGTTGCCGTCGGCTCCTTCTTCAGCGCCGCGCTCTTCTATCTGATGGGCGAAGCCTGGAACGAGGCCTGGGCGCCGAGCATCGGCAACGGCGTGATGGTGCTCGGCTCCGGCTGCGTCTGGGCCGGAACCCGGTCCCTGGCCGGGCGCCAGGTGCGTCCCTGGTTGCTGGCAGTTCCCACTGTCGTGGTCTTCGCCGTCCGCTTTGCCACCGACACCAGGTCCGCCAGCATCGCATGCCTGGCCCTGATGGGGACGGCGCTCGGCCTGGCGTCGCTGGAGCTGTGGCGTGAGCGTCAAAGCTCCTGGAACGTCGAGCGCTCCCTGGCCATCGCTGCGGCCGCCTGCGCCCTCTACTACCTCAGCCGCACGGCGGGCCTGCTCCTGCTGGATCCCGAGGGCGCGCTCTTCCAGCTGCTGTTCGGGGCTGGCGTGGGCCTGCTCATGGCCATGGTCCTGCTGGTGGTGGTCTCCTCCAGCATCACGTCCCTGAACACCGCCCGCCGGACCCAGGATCTCAAAGAGCGCGCCTCCCGCGATGCACTCACCGGCCTCCTGAACCGCGGCGAATTCATCAACAAGGCACAGCTGCGCCTCCGCGCCAATCTGGACGCCGGCGTCGACACGGCGATCGTGATGGCAGACCTGGACTGTTTCAAGGCCATCAACGACGGTTACGGCCACGCCGCCGGGGACGGTGTTCTCCGTGCCTTCAGCGAGGCCTGCCGTTCGACCGTCAGGACGGCGGACCTTGTGGGGCGCTACGGGGGCGAGGAATTTGCCATGCTGCTGACCGGAGTCGACGCCGAGGAGGGCGCCCGGATCGCCGACCGGATCAATACAGCCCTGGCTGCGCACAGATCACTGCCCGAGGGGGCCCCTGCGCCCACGGCGAGTTTCGGCGTCGTCGACACACGCGGCAGGAACGCCGGCCTGCAGCGCCTGATCCGTGAGGCGGACGGCGCCCTGTACGCGGCGAAGGCAGCCGGGCGGAACCGGGCCATGGTGGGCCCGGCACCGGCCAGCCACCCGGTGGGCTGA